Proteins found in one Laspinema palackyanum D2c genomic segment:
- the rppA gene encoding two-component system response regulator RppA, which translates to MKVLLVEDEPDLGAAIKRTLEREAYVVDWAKDGTEGYEYIESYRLQPVETPYTLAIFDWLLPALSGIELCKRLRASGSALPVLMLTAKDSMEDKVAGLDAGADDYLVKPFGMAELLARLRALQRRSPQLQPQQIQVGNLTLDYGTRTLYCNQETGESVAIAMTNKEFQLLEYLMRHPQQIITRDRILDRLWELGSEPGSNVVAAQMRLLRRKLAEQGYDRLIETVYGLGYRFKTEE; encoded by the coding sequence ATGAAGGTACTCTTAGTAGAAGATGAACCCGATTTAGGGGCAGCGATTAAACGGACCCTAGAGCGGGAAGCTTATGTGGTAGACTGGGCCAAGGATGGCACCGAGGGTTATGAGTATATTGAGAGTTATCGCTTGCAACCCGTAGAAACACCCTATACCCTGGCGATATTTGATTGGTTGTTACCGGCATTATCGGGGATAGAATTGTGTAAGCGCCTGCGGGCTTCGGGCAGTGCTTTACCTGTGCTAATGCTGACCGCAAAAGATAGCATGGAAGATAAAGTGGCTGGGTTAGATGCCGGGGCGGATGATTATTTAGTTAAACCCTTTGGGATGGCGGAATTATTGGCAAGATTGAGGGCATTACAGCGGCGATCGCCTCAATTGCAACCCCAGCAGATACAGGTGGGAAATCTGACTCTCGATTATGGGACTCGTACCCTCTATTGTAATCAGGAAACCGGGGAATCTGTGGCTATTGCAATGACCAATAAAGAGTTTCAGTTATTAGAATATTTGATGCGTCATCCCCAGCAAATTATTACCCGCGATCGCATCTTGGATCGGCTGTGGGAATTGGGGTCAGAACCCGGAAGCAATGTAGTCGCTGCCCAAATGCGCCTGCTGCGTCGCAAACTCGCCGAACAGGGTTACGATCGCCTCATAGAAACGGTTTATGGATTGGGATATCGCTTCAAAACTGAAGAATAA
- the rppB gene encoding two-component system sensor histidine kinase RppB, whose product MNHNQLFRQTRLQLTCWYAGVMGVILGLCGWGMYEAIAHAHWMTLDRELESVAGTLHDSLEPVLQEPAQLEPEVGRLLPDLCTQNEQCWNRKFNPERHAIGALHQGYYYVRLLDLTGNLIAVAGVSSDGLPEIESAETWHTLTDSQGTRFHQISVVLHTEDGGDWGSLQVGRSLKEFDDYLGAVKVMMLIGLPIALLGVGAASWGLAGVAMQPIYQSYHQIQQFTADAAHELRTPLAAIRATVESNLRVDSPNFEDIMDTLKTVDRQNLRLSQIVNDLLLLSRMDQQERPVKSSPCCLKDVISDVEEEIAALAIASEVKLTTEVRVQQAVWVKGNEEELYRLLFNLVSNGIHYTPAGGEVTLILDASDRHAIIQVKDTGIGIHPQDLTRIFDRFYRVNSDRARHTGGSGLGLAIAKAIAKTHHGNIQVQSELSQGSLFTVRLPILESV is encoded by the coding sequence ATGAATCACAATCAACTTTTTCGACAAACTCGCTTACAACTGACTTGTTGGTATGCTGGAGTCATGGGGGTGATTTTGGGATTATGTGGGTGGGGAATGTATGAGGCGATCGCCCATGCCCATTGGATGACCCTTGATCGCGAATTAGAATCCGTTGCGGGAACTCTCCATGATAGTTTGGAACCTGTATTGCAAGAACCGGCACAATTAGAACCAGAAGTGGGCCGATTATTGCCGGATTTATGCACTCAAAATGAGCAGTGTTGGAATAGAAAATTTAATCCCGAACGACACGCGATCGGGGCGCTTCATCAAGGGTATTATTACGTCCGATTACTGGATTTAACCGGCAATTTAATCGCCGTAGCCGGAGTCAGTTCCGATGGATTACCCGAGATAGAAAGTGCAGAAACATGGCACACCCTCACTGATAGCCAAGGGACTCGATTTCATCAAATTTCTGTAGTCTTACATACGGAAGATGGCGGAGATTGGGGCAGTCTGCAAGTTGGGAGAAGTTTGAAAGAATTTGATGACTATTTAGGGGCAGTTAAAGTGATGATGTTAATCGGATTGCCCATTGCTTTGTTAGGGGTGGGCGCTGCCAGTTGGGGATTGGCGGGAGTTGCCATGCAGCCGATTTATCAGTCTTATCATCAAATACAACAATTTACCGCCGATGCGGCCCATGAATTGCGAACGCCCTTAGCAGCAATTCGAGCCACGGTCGAATCAAATTTAAGAGTGGACAGCCCTAATTTTGAGGACATTATGGACACCTTAAAAACCGTTGATCGCCAAAATTTGCGCCTCTCTCAAATCGTGAATGATTTGTTATTATTATCCCGAATGGACCAACAAGAACGGCCCGTGAAATCCTCTCCTTGCTGTCTCAAGGATGTGATTAGCGATGTGGAAGAAGAAATCGCAGCCTTGGCGATCGCCTCGGAAGTCAAGCTCACTACCGAGGTTCGAGTCCAGCAAGCAGTTTGGGTGAAAGGGAATGAAGAAGAACTCTATCGACTCCTGTTTAATTTAGTCAGTAACGGCATTCATTATACTCCGGCAGGAGGTGAAGTTACTCTAATTTTAGATGCCAGCGATCGCCATGCGATTATTCAAGTCAAAGATACAGGAATTGGAATTCATCCTCAAGATTTAACCCGAATTTTTGACCGTTTTTATCGGGTTAATAGTGACCGCGCCCGCCATACAGGAGGTTCGGGTTTGGGACTCGCTATTGCTAAGGCGATCGCCAAAACCCATCACGGCAATATCCAGGTGCAAAGCGAATTAAGTCAAGGGAGTTTATTTACCGTGCGACTGCCCATTTTAGAATCAGTATAG
- a CDS encoding efflux RND transporter periplasmic adaptor subunit gives MRSPNYSNLTPTLLAAILLVMTPAAVLAHPGHGNEFEGGGDASHAPTGGIEVDSQTLERMGIIVEPVQQAVMEAGIKVTGQIETLPNETVEVTAPIAGKIIQLLVEPGDAVQEGDAVAILSSPELAALRVDALQKQAEAESNFKQSEANWQLAQQNYQRQVTIADAEIAQAEQQVATAQSRYERDRNLVEERGVLTAAEEGYRRQVELAESEIAAAQKQVEIAQSRYERDRQLVEEGGVLSVARENYQRQMELAEAEISQAETELVVAQERFERDQELVEQGAIPRRQMLDSEAQFAAAKAAVKRAQSRLGQLQAESEVKRAEIDLPLRDLRESEELLARSQSELARAQSRLGQLEAQAEVKRAEVDLPLRDLRESEDLLAQAKGQLTRARSRQGVIAAEAELKRADAELQGAKSQLNLSDRTYQTRLKQLNITPDEQGTVTINSPITGVVAHRDITPGQSVDAAGTTLMKIQNQVRVGAIANLYEKDLQQVKIGQKVNIKVASFPNRIFTGRINYIAPDVQGETRVIPVRAEVDNVGGELKPGMFAELEIATDRTSEGVTSIPESAIVEVNNLPVVYVQNGQQFQAVEVKLGPQFGERIEVKGGLFAGDRIVTEGAMQLYAQSLRGGSHSSNEHPEETEGNQVNAAGFMQWVWLPLAGAIAGVAFWLGRRSKPLNKSTAPYPTFSSEKGEFSETARGEFCELPVLVNNHHHQE, from the coding sequence ATGCGATCGCCTAATTACTCTAACCTAACCCCGACCTTACTGGCTGCTATCCTGCTCGTGATGACGCCTGCGGCAGTTTTAGCGCATCCTGGACATGGAAATGAGTTTGAAGGGGGTGGGGATGCCAGTCACGCACCGACGGGGGGAATTGAAGTTGATTCTCAAACCCTTGAACGCATGGGAATTATCGTTGAACCCGTGCAACAAGCGGTGATGGAAGCGGGAATCAAAGTCACGGGACAAATTGAAACATTACCCAATGAAACCGTCGAGGTAACTGCACCGATCGCCGGTAAAATTATTCAATTATTAGTGGAACCAGGAGATGCAGTTCAAGAGGGAGATGCTGTGGCAATTTTGTCCAGCCCAGAATTAGCAGCCTTGCGAGTCGATGCACTCCAAAAACAGGCAGAAGCCGAATCTAATTTCAAGCAATCTGAGGCAAATTGGCAATTAGCTCAACAAAATTATCAACGGCAAGTGACCATTGCTGATGCAGAAATTGCCCAAGCGGAACAGCAAGTGGCAACGGCTCAATCTCGCTATGAACGGGACCGGAATTTGGTCGAGGAACGAGGGGTATTAACCGCCGCCGAAGAAGGGTATCGCCGCCAAGTGGAATTAGCGGAATCAGAAATTGCCGCAGCGCAGAAACAAGTAGAAATTGCTCAGTCTCGCTATGAACGCGATCGGCAGTTAGTCGAGGAAGGCGGAGTGCTATCCGTTGCCCGAGAAAACTATCAGCGTCAAATGGAACTGGCAGAAGCCGAAATTTCCCAAGCCGAAACGGAATTAGTCGTTGCTCAGGAACGCTTTGAACGGGATCAGGAATTAGTCGAACAAGGGGCAATTCCGCGCCGTCAAATGCTGGATTCTGAAGCCCAGTTTGCAGCAGCAAAAGCCGCCGTGAAACGCGCACAAAGTCGGTTAGGGCAACTACAAGCGGAATCTGAAGTGAAACGGGCCGAAATTGATTTACCGTTAAGAGACTTGCGGGAATCAGAAGAATTATTAGCGCGATCGCAAAGTGAATTAGCCCGCGCTCAAAGCCGCTTAGGACAACTGGAAGCCCAAGCCGAGGTGAAACGGGCTGAAGTAGATTTACCGTTAAGAGATTTGCGGGAATCGGAAGATTTATTAGCTCAAGCCAAAGGGCAACTGACTCGGGCGAGAAGTCGCCAAGGGGTGATTGCAGCAGAAGCCGAATTAAAACGCGCTGATGCCGAATTACAAGGGGCAAAATCTCAATTAAATTTAAGCGATCGCACCTATCAAACTCGGTTAAAGCAGTTAAATATTACCCCGGATGAACAGGGAACCGTGACGATAAATTCTCCGATTACTGGCGTAGTCGCGCACCGAGATATCACCCCGGGTCAATCGGTAGATGCAGCCGGAACGACTTTAATGAAAATTCAAAATCAGGTGCGAGTGGGTGCCATAGCAAATTTGTATGAAAAAGATTTACAACAAGTCAAAATCGGCCAAAAAGTCAATATCAAAGTAGCGAGTTTTCCCAATCGCATTTTTACCGGCAGAATTAATTATATTGCCCCCGATGTCCAAGGAGAAACCCGAGTGATTCCCGTGAGGGCAGAAGTCGATAATGTCGGAGGAGAATTAAAACCGGGGATGTTTGCTGAGTTAGAAATTGCTACGGATAGAACCAGCGAAGGGGTGACCAGTATTCCCGAAAGTGCCATTGTAGAGGTTAATAATTTGCCGGTGGTTTATGTCCAAAATGGGCAGCAATTTCAGGCGGTTGAGGTGAAACTTGGACCACAATTTGGAGAGCGAATTGAGGTCAAAGGGGGATTATTTGCAGGCGATCGCATTGTTACCGAAGGGGCGATGCAACTCTACGCCCAATCCCTCCGAGGTGGCAGTCATAGCAGCAATGAACACCCGGAAGAAACCGAGGGAAACCAGGTGAATGCGGCAGGGTTCATGCAGTGGGTATGGCTACCTCTAGCAGGGGCGATCGCAGGGGTGGCATTTTGGTTAGGACGGCGCAGTAAACCGCTAAATAAATCAACCGCGCCCTATCCGACTTTTTCCTCAGAAAAAGGTGAATTTTCTGAAACAGCTAGGGGTGAATTTTGTGAATTGCCCGTTTTAGTCAACAATCATCATCATCAGGAGTAA
- a CDS encoding retroviral-like aspartic protease family protein, with the protein MSNDLVYQLERLPYPGLINPNWKVNYLLIRVKVSVNRRGGTSVTAPLLVDCGATFTSLSPKILETVGCDLSNPIKYVPILTGSGIENRIPVFQVPWLRYQYHTKPNFPVLALDPPKRSQWRGILGMDFLEQCHGVISFAEGKIRFGSM; encoded by the coding sequence GTGAGTAATGATCTAGTTTATCAGTTAGAGCGCCTACCCTATCCAGGCTTAATCAACCCGAACTGGAAAGTTAATTACCTCTTGATTAGAGTCAAAGTAAGTGTTAACCGGAGAGGAGGAACCTCTGTCACAGCACCTTTATTGGTAGATTGTGGAGCAACTTTTACCTCATTATCTCCCAAGATACTTGAAACGGTCGGGTGCGATCTCTCTAATCCTATCAAGTATGTTCCCATCCTTACGGGTAGTGGCATCGAAAATAGAATTCCGGTGTTTCAAGTTCCCTGGTTGAGATATCAATACCATACAAAACCAAATTTCCCCGTCCTGGCTTTAGACCCACCGAAGCGTAGTCAGTGGAGGGGTATTCTGGGAATGGACTTCCTAGAACAGTGTCATGGGGTCATTTCTTTCGCTGAGGGGAAAATTCGCTTTGGTTCGATGTAG